AGCGCGAGGAGCTGATTGCCAATGGAGGTGGCGATAACTCTGCAGCAGTGGAAGCCGCGGCATCTGGCCAGGCCAGTGGAGCTCCACAGACTAAGAAGGCAGTGAAGCCTGCGAAGAGCCAGATCAAAGCTCAGAAAAAAGCATCGACTCCCAAGACCGTCATGGGAGATGTGGGACGTCAGTCTGTACCTAACAGGCTCACCATGCAGGGACCGGCCAAGCAGTCAGAGCCAGTGGCAGGAACGAACAGGGGGCCCGCGGTACCTGCGGCGGCAGGGGCCCAAACACTTAACAGGGCACAGCGACGGGCTCAGGGCAAGAAGAAGGGGTAGCTGCCCGCCGTTAGTGCGGGGCCCAGTGATTGATGATCGCGCGTGATAACCGCTTTACGTTTCCTGGACTCTAGTGTGTTTCGAGCTCGCAAAGCTGCCATCGATCTCGCAGCCTTACCAGGCGTCCGGCAACTGCCCTTGCTCGGTTCTGATCCCACACCGTTACCGCAAACTCGAATGTCTCATTTGAGACCGGACAAATGCGTGACGTCATCGCCAGGGCCGGAAGTGAGCCGCCTCGACCCCGAGAAGCACTGGTACTGGCACTAGTGCTGGCGCGAAGGTATCCGTAAACGTCCGCTGTCATCCACCGTTGAAGACTTCGAGGGTCCTTCCTCCCGGCAATGACGTCAACGACAGCCACAGCAATCTGTTGAGCCCACTGTTCGGGGCTGGGCAGCCCGGCCAGTGTTGTATCGCTCGGGTGACCGGTTCTGCGTTGGGTTGGCGCTATGTGAATGGCACGTGCATAGGGCCGACCCCTGACTTGCGTTCTGGGAGCAGGACCGGCAGTGCGGTTGGGGTGTTCTGAAGAACTGGCTACCTGGATGGTCTTGGCTGGCTCTGGGGTGTGCATGGTCTTCTACTTCGACGAAGATGCGGGAAGAGGGATAGTTTCCAAGATCATTCCTGGTTCGATGTGGTTGGGGTCGGATCCGATGACAAGTTCATTTGCGTCATAAATGTCCCTCCAAAGTGCGTCAATCTCAGAGTCTGAAGCATTTTCACCGAGCATTGTTGCCGCAATGTCCCATAAACAGTCCCCCTCTGCAACCGTGTATGCCGTGGATAGGTCGACGGAATCACCATTTGAACTTGGAAGCAGTACCGGTGTGGACATGTCTCGCGTCGAAGGCTTTGTCGAGAGTCGGGAGGACAGCGTGTCGGAGATTGGCGGGGGAGTCGCGGTCAAAGACGGTGTGGAAGGTGGCATCTGCTGAAGATCGGAAGCTGGCTCAAGTCTCTGAGCCGGAGGTTGAGACGCAACCTCAGTTTCACGTGCCGCTTCGAACTCTCCCGAGCCTGGGAAGACACTGTCTGTACTCGCTGAAGGTGAACTGTCGGAGGCTGCCGTCCTAGAGGGAACCCCACCCGAAAGAGCAGTGTCAAGGGGGTGTACGTATTCTGCGGTGGTCGTAGAAGAGCTCCACAGGTATTCGGTAGTGTCTGTGGTGGTTCCCGTATCCGCTAGCGCAGCGCCGGAGAATAGGGTGCCCGCCAGGGCCGTGGTCGTGGCGATGCCCGCAACCGACCGACGTGCGGACCGTGTCCCCCAAGTTGCCACAGCCGTGCCCAAGATTAGGTGAAGCCGCCCAGGTAGCGTTCTACTCACTGCCACTAGTGCAAGCGCGGCCCAGACGGAGCGCCAGAGGAAGAGGATCTCAGCAAGAACCGCGAGGACGAGCGTCACGTAAGCAAACTGAGCTGAGCCGACGCCTTGAAGGTGAAGCGCCATGGCCACTGCGCCGAAGGACACCAGGAGCCCAGCAAGCTCACGAAGCAAGGCTTTACGTGCTTGCCGTTGAACGGTTCCTCTGCGGTCGTCCCGCATTCCTGGGGACTGTGAATCGGTTGATGTAATCACTGACCTACCTCTTTCCATTCTGTTGTGTCTACGCTCCTTAGTACTCTGACAAACAACAGTGGTGC
This genomic stretch from Schaalia sp. JY-X169 harbors:
- a CDS encoding Rv3235 family protein is translated as MHTPEPAKTIQVASSSEHPNRTAGPAPRTQVRGRPYARAIHIAPTQRRTGHPSDTTLAGLPSPEQWAQQIAVAVVDVIAGRKDPRSLQRWMTADVYGYLRASTSASTSASRGRGGSLPALAMTSRICPVSNETFEFAVTVWDQNRARAVAGRLVRLRDRWQLCELETH
- a CDS encoding LysM peptidoglycan-binding domain-containing protein, with amino-acid sequence MITSTDSQSPGMRDDRRGTVQRQARKALLRELAGLLVSFGAVAMALHLQGVGSAQFAYVTLVLAVLAEILFLWRSVWAALALVAVSRTLPGRLHLILGTAVATWGTRSARRSVAGIATTTALAGTLFSGAALADTGTTTDTTEYLWSSSTTTAEYVHPLDTALSGGVPSRTAASDSSPSASTDSVFPGSGEFEAARETEVASQPPAQRLEPASDLQQMPPSTPSLTATPPPISDTLSSRLSTKPSTRDMSTPVLLPSSNGDSVDLSTAYTVAEGDCLWDIAATMLGENASDSEIDALWRDIYDANELVIGSDPNHIEPGMILETIPLPASSSK